One genomic region from Spirulina subsalsa PCC 9445 encodes:
- a CDS encoding ABC transporter permease, with the protein MSQSILPTGNTSLAPNPALAEMTTGENELANFIQETLALTQRLFIQLQRRPSTLIAGVIQPLMWLILFGALFYKAPQGLFGFEVNYGQFLAPGVIVFTAFSGALNAGLPVMFDREFGFLNRLLVAPLTTRYSIVAASTLYIIALAFIQTGVIVGASALLGAGLPGIGGLGAIAAIVFLIVLGVTALSLGLAFALPGHIELIAVIFVTNLPLLFASTALAPLSFMANWLKWIACFNPLTYAIEPIRYLYFNSDWGLNSVVMTAPWGEMNFALVLAVLVIFDGVVLALIQPLLRRRFA; encoded by the coding sequence CTTAGCCGAAATGACCACAGGGGAAAATGAACTGGCTAATTTTATACAAGAAACCCTTGCTTTAACACAACGGTTATTTATTCAACTCCAGCGTCGTCCTTCCACCTTAATAGCGGGGGTAATTCAGCCCTTAATGTGGTTAATTTTATTTGGGGCGTTGTTTTATAAAGCCCCTCAAGGACTCTTCGGATTTGAGGTAAATTATGGGCAGTTTCTTGCTCCCGGTGTGATTGTCTTCACCGCCTTTTCTGGGGCATTAAATGCCGGACTTCCGGTAATGTTTGACCGAGAATTTGGCTTTCTCAATCGTCTATTAGTGGCTCCCCTAACCACTCGTTATTCCATTGTGGCCGCTTCCACCTTGTACATTATCGCCTTGGCCTTTATCCAAACCGGGGTAATTGTCGGGGCGAGTGCCTTACTGGGTGCAGGTTTGCCGGGAATTGGGGGGTTAGGTGCGATCGCCGCCATTGTCTTTTTAATCGTCCTAGGTGTCACAGCCCTCAGTCTAGGTCTGGCCTTTGCCCTCCCCGGACATATTGAACTGATTGCCGTGATTTTTGTCACCAACTTACCCCTACTCTTTGCCAGCACGGCTTTAGCCCCCCTTTCTTTCATGGCCAACTGGTTAAAATGGATTGCTTGTTTTAACCCCTTAACCTATGCCATTGAACCCATTCGTTATCTGTATTTCAACAGTGATTGGGGGTTAAATAGTGTCGTCATGACAGCGCCTTGGGGAGAGATGAATTTCGCCCTTGTGTTAGCGGTGTTAGTCATCTTTGATGGGGTAGTTTTGGCGCTCATTCAGCCCTTATTGCGTCGGCGTTTTGCCTAA